The following nucleotide sequence is from Mesobacillus jeotgali.
AGTCGGAGTAGTACCTTGAGTGATGTTGTTGTCAACTAGGTAGTCAACAGCATCTTTGTACTTTGGTGCTACATCTTCGAAGTTTGATGCAGCGCCTGCAACTGGAGCGATTGCAGATGCAACTAGAGTTGCAGTAGCAGCAGTCGCCACAAATTTGCGGTAAGATTTTGGTTGGTATGCCATTTTGTGTTTCCTCCCTGTTTTGTAAATAAGTTTTTTCTTGGTGCCTCCGGATTGGTAAGATCCGGATTTGAAACGTGTTGTAATAGTTTTATAGTCTATCTCTTCTGTTACCTCTAACTCTGAGAGTCGTTTTCACTGTCTATGTATTACGGAAAATCATTATCTCTCTTAATAGGAAAATAGACAGAAGAAAATAGGTTTACTATACATGTAAACTATTTTACCAAACTTGGTTGATATTTCAACCTTTTTTTACAAATTTCTCCCTATAAAACATATTTCTGCTAGAAAAATAGCTTTAAATCCCTGTTTATGGGCTATTTACCAGCACAACACAAGATGATTATACTACTATTATTCTATTTTTGGAAGATTTACCATGGAAGAATATTGCGAAAACTTCATAGTAATTATTTCCACTTACTAAGACGGAAGGCACAGGGAATAAGTTTCAGGATATTACCGAAAAATTTACTATGTAATTTTTCGAACTTTTCACACAAGTAACTTCTGCCCAAACAAAAAACATGCAGGGTTCCCTACATGTTTTTGGCCCACAAAGATATAACTATGAGTGAATCTTTGGGAGTATGCTTAAATTTTTTTATAAGTTTTTTCTGTGCTTTTTGCCAGCTGGTCGATGGAATAGAGCCTGGATGCTTTTTCGTACAGATTATTCCCGAGTTCAGGAAGGTTCGTTGTATTGATTGCTTCGGTAACGGCTCCTGCCAGTGCTGCTGAGTCTTTGATTGGAACGACCCAGCCTAATGATGGATCGGAAATAAGATCCTTCACTCCGCCGACATCTGTGGAGATGACCGGTGTATGCGCGCGGGCTGCTTCAAGGATGACGAGCGGGAAGCTTTCGCTATATGAAGCGAGCAGTTTTACATCTGAAAGGCACAGATAGGAATGGACATCCTGCTGAAAACCAAGGAAGCGGACGTTTTCTGTTAAACCCTTGTCTCGGACTTCGCGTTCGAGGTCTTCCCTTTCCGGACCATCGCCGATGAGCAGAAGTTTTACGTTTGGTTTTGTTGCCAAAACTTTTTTCAGTGCTTCAAACACGACGGTGTGTCCTTTGATCGGATGCAGCCTTGCGACCATGCAGATGACAAAATCATCTTCTTTTAGTTGAAGGTCTACCCGTGGCAGCTTGCACTGCAGCTTTTCATCAAAGGAAATGCCGTTATAAACCGTGGTGATTTTTTCAGCACGAAGTCCGAAGCCGACGAGCATTTGTTTGAAGCGTTCGGAAACAGCGAAAAAATGGTCGATCTTCTTGATGACCGTCATATTGATTGTCGTGAAAATCTTTCCCTTGATGCCGCCTTTGATGAAATCCTGGGATGGGTCGCTGTGAATGGTGCTGATCCATTTGAATGGAATGGTTTGGCGTACGAAATAGGTGAATAAATTGGCGCGCGGGCCATGTGTATGGACAATCGAAATCTGATTGTCTTTGATTGTTTGCTTGATTTTGCTGATGACAGAAAAATCGTAGCGGGATGACTGGCCGTACACGATGACCGGGATCCCCATTTGCCTTGCTTCTTCTGATAGTTTCCCTTCCTGGAAAACTCCGAGCAGGACTTCCGTATCTTTCAGGTTCTTCAATAAAGAAAGCAGGTGGTTTTTGGAACCACCTGTTTCTCCGCCGCTAATGAGATGAAGGACTTTCATTTTTTCCCCACCCTTTATAATTGATGCCGT
It contains:
- a CDS encoding glycosyltransferase family 4 protein, whose amino-acid sequence is MKVLHLISGGETGGSKNHLLSLLKNLKDTEVLLGVFQEGKLSEEARQMGIPVIVYGQSSRYDFSVISKIKQTIKDNQISIVHTHGPRANLFTYFVRQTIPFKWISTIHSDPSQDFIKGGIKGKIFTTINMTVIKKIDHFFAVSERFKQMLVGFGLRAEKITTVYNGISFDEKLQCKLPRVDLQLKEDDFVICMVARLHPIKGHTVVFEALKKVLATKPNVKLLLIGDGPEREDLEREVRDKGLTENVRFLGFQQDVHSYLCLSDVKLLASYSESFPLVILEAARAHTPVISTDVGGVKDLISDPSLGWVVPIKDSAALAGAVTEAINTTNLPELGNNLYEKASRLYSIDQLAKSTEKTYKKI